The stretch of DNA GCGCAAGATCTCCACCGTCGAGGATCCCGAGTGGACGCGCCGCTACCACTCGGCCGACCCGAACGAGAAGGCGTTCGGCGCCCGCGCGGTCGTCACGCTCAAGAGCGGAGAGGTCATCGAGGACGAACTCGCGGTCGCCGACGCACATCCGCTCGGCGCCCGCCCGTTCGCCCGCGAACAGTATCTCGCCAAGTTCGCCCGCATGGCCGACGGCGTCGTCGACGAGACGGAGCAGTCGCGGTTCACCGCGGCGGCGACCGGACTGAACGGACTCGCCGCGGGCGACCTGGGCGGACTGAACGTCCGCGTGCTCGACCAGGTGCTGGCGTCGGCGCCCGCGACCGGTGAGGGGATCCTCTGATGTCCGACGGGACGAACGGCCTGTTCAACTCGGGTGTCAGCGACGCCGCCAAGCGTGCGGACCTGCGTGCCGCGCTCGACTCGGGTGACCTCCAGCGGTGGCCGGGTGCGTTCAGCCCGCTCGTCGCGAAGATCGTCGCCGACGCGGGTTTCGAGGGCGTGTACGTCTCGGGCGCTGCGCTCGCCGCCGACCTGGGTCTGCCCGACATCGGCCTGACGACGCTCACCGAGGTCGTCACGCGAGGGGGCGCCATCGCTCGAGCGACGGATCTGCCGACGCTGATCGACGCCGACACCGGATTCGGCGAGCCGATGAGCGCGGCGCGCACCGTCGCCTCGCTGGAGGACGCGGGTCTGGCCGGCTGCCACCTGGAGGATCAGGTGAATCCGAAGCGGTGCGGCCATCTCGACGGCAAGGAGGTCGTGCCGGTCGACGACATGCTGCGGCGCATCGTCGCCGCGGTCGGCGCCCGTCGAGACCCGAACTTCATCGTGTGTGCTCGCACCGACGCCCGGGGCGTGGAGGGACTCGACGCGGCCATCGACCGTGCCAAGGCCTATGTCGACGCCGGCGCCGACCTCATCTTCACCGAAGCGCTCGCCGACGAACGCGAGTTCGAGACGTTCCGCAAGGCCGTCGACGCGCCGCTGCTGGCCAACATGACCGAGTTCGGGAAATCGCAGCTGCTCACCACCGATCAGCTGCGGAACCTCGGATTCAACGTCGTGATCTACCCGGTCACCACCCTGCGCCTGGCCATGGGCGCCGTCGAGTCGGGTCTCGCGGCGATCGCCGCCGACGGCACCCAGGAGCCGCTCCTGGACTCCATGCAGCATCGGGCCCGCCTCTACGAGTTCCTCCGATACTCCGACTACAACGCCTTCGACCAGAACCTCTTCACCTACACCAAGCCAGGGAAGTGACCATGAGCGCAGAAGCAACACCCACCATCTACAAGGGTCTGGCCGGCGTCGTCGTCGATACGACCGCGGTCTCCAAAGTGGTACCGGAGACCAACTCGCTGACCTACCGCGGCTACGCCGTGCAGGAATTGGCGGCGTCGTGCTCGTTCGAGCAGGTGGCGTACCTGCTCTGGTACGGCGAACTGCCGAGCGACGGCCAGCTCGCGCAGTTCACTCAGCGCGAGCGGGCCAGCCGACGTCTCGACCGGTCCGCGCAGGCCGTCCTGGCCCGTACCCCGGACACCTGTCATCCGATGGACGTCGTCCGGACCATGATCAGCTACCTCGGCACCGAGGATCCCGACGAGGACGCGACCGATCCGGCGAAGCTGATGGCGAAGGCACAGCGCATGTTCGCGATCCTGCCGACCATCGTCGCCGCCGACATGCGCCGCCGCCGCGGACTCGATCCGATCGAACCGCACCACGGCCTCGGATACGCCGAGAACTTCCTGACCATGTGCTTCGGCGAGGTCCCCGACCCGGTGATCGTCCGCGCCTTCGAGAAGTCGATGATTCTGTATGCGGAGCACAGCTTCAACGCGTCGACGTTCTCCGCGCGGGTCGTGACCTCCACCGGATCGGACATGTACAGCGCGGTCACCGCCGCCATCGGCGCCCTCAAGGGATCGCTGCACGGCGGCGCCAACGAGGCCGTCATGTACGACATGATCGAGATCGACACCCCCGACCGCGCCCGAGGATGGCTCACCGAGAAGCTCGACGCCAAGGCGAAGGTGATGGGCTTCGGACACCGCGTGTACAAGAACGGCGACTCGCGCGTGCCGACCATGTACGACGCGCTGGTCGACGTCTCGCAGCACGTCGGCCAGGACAAGTGGCTCAAGATCTACCACGAGCTGGAAGACGAGATGGTCTCGCGGACCGGGATCCGACCGAACCTCGACTTCCCGACCGGGCCGGCGTACCACCTGATGGGCTTCGACATCGGCGCGTTCACCCCGATCTTCGTGATGAGCCGGATCACCGGGTGGACCGCCCACATCATGGAGCAGGCGGCGTCGAACGCGCTGATCCGTCCGCTGTCGGCCTACAACGGTCCGCAGCAGCGCAGCGTCCCCGCGTAGGGCGGCGAGGAGAACGGCGGCGGGCGTGGACACATGCGACCGCCGCCGGTCTTCGTCGTCCCTCGCGCAGGACTCATTCGCAGAAAGGACCGGACAACACCATGTTCGCCAAAGTACTGGTCGCCAACCGCGGCGAGATCGCCGTGCGGGCGTTCCGCGCAGCCTATGAACTCGGGGCGGGCACCGTCGCGATCTACCCCGAGGAGGATCGCAACTGCATCCATCGCGGCAAGGCCGACGAATCGTATCGGATAGGGGAGCCGGGGCACCCGGTCCAGGCATACCTCGATGTCGACGAGATCGTGCGGGTGGCCCGAGAAGCGGGCGCCGACGCCGTCTATCCGGGATACGGCTTCGTATCCGAGAACCCGGATCTGGCCGCCGCCTGCGCGGCGGAGGGGATCACCTTCGTCGGCCCGAGCTCCGCCGTGTTGGATCTGACCGGCGACAAGCAGCGGGCGGTGACCGCTGCCCGCGACGCCGGTCTCCCGGTGCTCACGGGATCGGCACCGTCGTCGGACGTCGACGAACTCGTCGAGGCCGCCGCGGACATGGTGTTCCCGGTCTTCGTGAAAGCGGTGGCCGGTGGCGGCGGACGGGGTATGCGGCGAGTCGAGGACATCGCCGATCTGCCCGATGCGATCGGGGCGGCTTCGCGTGAGGCCGCATCCGCATTCGGCAATCCGACCGTGTTCCTCGAACAGGCGGTGGTGAATCCCCGCCACATCGAGGTGCAGATCCTCGCCGACGAGCACGGGAACGTCGTTCATCTCTTCGAGCGGGACTGCAGTCTGCAGCGTCGTCATCAGAAGGTCGTCGAGATCGCGCCCGCGCCGAACCTGGACGCGCAGCTGCGCGAGCGGATCTGCGCGGACGCCGTCGCCTTCGCCCGACACATCGGCTACAGCTGTGCGGGCACCGTCGAATTCCTCGTCGACGAATGCGGTCGGCACTTCTTCATCGAGATGAACCCGCGCATCCAGGTGGAGCACACGGTGACCGAGGAGATCACCGATGTCGACCTGGTGGCCGCGCAGCTGCGCATCGCGTCGGGCGAGACCCTCGCCGACCTCGGTCTGCGCCAGGAGTCCATCGCGATTCGCGGCGCCGCTCTGCAATGCCGCATCACCACCGAGGACCCCGCGGACGGATTCCGCCCGGCGACCGGACGCATCACCTCGTACCGGGCGCCCGGCGGCGCCGGAGTCCGACTCGACGGAGCGGCGGCGCTCGGCAGCGAGATCACCGGGCACTTCGACTCGATGCTGGTGAAGCTGACGTGCCGTGGAAGCGATTTCGCAACGGCGGTGCGCCGCGAACGCCGGGCGCTCGCCGAGTTCCGCATCCGCGGCGTCACCACCAACATCGGCTTCCTGCAGTCGGTGCTCGACGATCGGGACTTCCGCGCGGGAGCGATCACCACGTCGTTCATCGAGGACCGGCCGTGGCTCACCACGGCGCGTCCCACCGACGACAAGGGCACCAAGCTCCTCTCGTACCTCGCGGACGTCACCGTGCACCAGCCGTACGGACCGCTTCCGACGCCCGTGCATCCGCATACCAAACTGCCCGCGCTCACCGCGCAGCAGCTTCGGGAACCGCCCGCGGGATCGAGGCAACGGCTGCTCGAACTGGGCCCGGAGGGATTCGCCCGCGCCCTGCGCGAGCAGAAGGCGCTCGCAGTCACCGACACCACGTTCCGCGACGCACACCAGTCGCTGCTTGCTACGCGGGTGCGCACCAGCGGCCTGTCGGTCGCCGGACCGTACGTCGCGGCCACCACCCCGCAGTTGCTGTCGGTCGAGTGCTGGGGCGGTGCGACCTACGACGTCGCGTTGCGGTTCCTCAAGGAGGACCCGTGGGATCGACTGGAACGCCTGCGCGCGGCCATACCCAACATCTGTCTGCAGATGCTGCTGCGCGGTAAGAACACCGTCGGGTACACGCCGTATCCGACCGAGGTGACGACGGCGTTCGTGGCTGAGGCCGCGCGCACCGGTATCGACGTCTTCCGCATCTTCGACGCCCTCAACAGCGTCGAGGCCATGCGTCCGGCGATCGACGCCGTCCGGGAGACCGGGACCACGGTCGCCGAGGTCGCCATGAGCTACACCGGTGATCTGACGAGTCCGCGGGAGGACGTGTACACGCTCGACTACTACCTGCGCCTCGCCGAACAGATCGTCGACGCGGGAGCGCACGTCCTCGCGATCAAAGACATGGCCGGACTGCTTCGCCCGAGTGCCGCGCGGACCCTGGTCTCGGCCTTGCGTGAGCGTTTCGATCTGCCCGTCCACCTGCACACGCACGACACCCCGGGTGGACAGCTGGCGACGTATCTCGCCGCATGGGAGGCGGGGGCCGACGCCGTAGACGGGGCGAGCGCCGCGCTCGCCGGGACGACGAGCCAGCCGTCGTTGTCGGCGATCGTCGCGGCCGCGGAGAACACCGAGTTCGACACTGGTCTGTCCCTGGACGCGGTGACGTCGATGGAGCCGTACTGGGAGGCCGTGCGGCGCGAGTACGCTCCGTTCGAGTCGGGGATCCCCGCACCCACCGGACGGGTGTACGCGCACGAGATCCCGGGCGGCCAGCTGTCGAACCTACGGCAGCAGGCCATCTCCATCGGCGTCGGCAACCGTTTCGAAGCCGTCGAGACCGCGTACGCCGCCGCCAACGAGCTGCTTCTGCGGCCGATCAAGGTGACCCCGTCGTCGAAGGTCGTCGGCGACCTGGCGATCGCGTTCGTCGCACAGGGAGTGACCGCGGAGCAGTTCGCCGCCGATCCGGCCGCCTACGACATCCCGGACTCGGTGATCGGCTTCCTCAGCGGCGAACTCGGTGAACCGGTCGCCGGCTGGCCCGAACCGCTGCGCACCGCGGTGCTCGCCGGGCGCGAGCGGCGCGCAGCGGAGGCGGAGCTGTCCGACGACGACCTCGCCGCGCTCGCCGAACCCGGCCAGGTGCGCCGAGACGCGCTGAACCGTCTCCTGTTCCCCGGCCCGACAGCCGACTACCAGCAGCACCTGGAGACCTTCGGCGACACGTCCCGGCTGCCCGCGCACCAGTTCTTCTTCGGACTGCAGCCGGGCTTCGAGCATCGAGTCCGACTGCGGCCGGGCGTCGAACTGCTGATCAGACTGGAAGCGATCAGCGAACCCGATGAGACCGGGCAGCGCACCGTCGTCATGACGGTCAACGGGCAGCTGAGGTCGGTCACCGTCCGCGACCGCGGAGTCGACCCGGCGGTGCCCGCCGCGGAGAAGGCCGAGCGATCGAACCCGAAGCAGATCGGGGCGCCGTTCACCGGAGTCGCCACGGTGGCCGTCGCGGTGGGCGACGAGGTCGCCGAGGGCTCCGTCGTCGCCACCATCGAGGCGATGAAGATGGAGGCGTCGATCACCAGCTCGGCCGCGGGGACGGTCGCTCGGGTGGTCGTGGTCGGCGCCACCGAGGTGTCTCCGGGCGATCTGCTCGTCGAACTGAGCTGACCGGGCGACGGCGTCGACCCGCCGCAGCTCACCAATGCGGCGGGTCCACACGACGAAGGCCTCCCCACATCGTGGGGAGGCCTTCGTCGGATGGTCCGTCAGCGCACGGCGCGGGCGGCCGCCACGAGGTTCTCCAGAGCCTCGGTGACCTCTTCGGTGGTCCGGGTCTTGAGACCGCAGTCGGGGTTGACCCAGAGTCGGTCGGCGGGCACCGCGGCGAGCGCCTCGCGCAGCGACGCGGTCACCTCGTCGGCGTCCGGGACGCGCGGCGAGTGGATGTCGTAGACACCCGGTCCCACCTGGTTGCGGTAGCCGATCGCGTTGAGATCGGCGAGGATCTCCATATGCGAACGGGCGGCTTCGATGGACGTCACGTCCGCGTCGAGGTCGGCGATCGCGCCGATGACTTCACCGAACTCCGAGTAGCACAGGTGCGTGTGGATCTGCGTCGCGTCGGCGACTCCGGCCGTGGACAGCCGGAACGCGGTGACCGCCCAGCGCAGGTACTCCTCGCGGTCGGCGGCGCGCAACGGCAGCAGCTCCCGCAGCG from Gordonia humi encodes:
- the prpB gene encoding methylisocitrate lyase; amino-acid sequence: MSDGTNGLFNSGVSDAAKRADLRAALDSGDLQRWPGAFSPLVAKIVADAGFEGVYVSGAALAADLGLPDIGLTTLTEVVTRGGAIARATDLPTLIDADTGFGEPMSAARTVASLEDAGLAGCHLEDQVNPKRCGHLDGKEVVPVDDMLRRIVAAVGARRDPNFIVCARTDARGVEGLDAAIDRAKAYVDAGADLIFTEALADEREFETFRKAVDAPLLANMTEFGKSQLLTTDQLRNLGFNVVIYPVTTLRLAMGAVESGLAAIAADGTQEPLLDSMQHRARLYEFLRYSDYNAFDQNLFTYTKPGK
- a CDS encoding bifunctional 2-methylcitrate synthase/citrate synthase, which codes for MSAEATPTIYKGLAGVVVDTTAVSKVVPETNSLTYRGYAVQELAASCSFEQVAYLLWYGELPSDGQLAQFTQRERASRRLDRSAQAVLARTPDTCHPMDVVRTMISYLGTEDPDEDATDPAKLMAKAQRMFAILPTIVAADMRRRRGLDPIEPHHGLGYAENFLTMCFGEVPDPVIVRAFEKSMILYAEHSFNASTFSARVVTSTGSDMYSAVTAAIGALKGSLHGGANEAVMYDMIEIDTPDRARGWLTEKLDAKAKVMGFGHRVYKNGDSRVPTMYDALVDVSQHVGQDKWLKIYHELEDEMVSRTGIRPNLDFPTGPAYHLMGFDIGAFTPIFVMSRITGWTAHIMEQAASNALIRPLSAYNGPQQRSVPA
- a CDS encoding pyruvate carboxylase; amino-acid sequence: MFAKVLVANRGEIAVRAFRAAYELGAGTVAIYPEEDRNCIHRGKADESYRIGEPGHPVQAYLDVDEIVRVAREAGADAVYPGYGFVSENPDLAAACAAEGITFVGPSSAVLDLTGDKQRAVTAARDAGLPVLTGSAPSSDVDELVEAAADMVFPVFVKAVAGGGGRGMRRVEDIADLPDAIGAASREAASAFGNPTVFLEQAVVNPRHIEVQILADEHGNVVHLFERDCSLQRRHQKVVEIAPAPNLDAQLRERICADAVAFARHIGYSCAGTVEFLVDECGRHFFIEMNPRIQVEHTVTEEITDVDLVAAQLRIASGETLADLGLRQESIAIRGAALQCRITTEDPADGFRPATGRITSYRAPGGAGVRLDGAAALGSEITGHFDSMLVKLTCRGSDFATAVRRERRALAEFRIRGVTTNIGFLQSVLDDRDFRAGAITTSFIEDRPWLTTARPTDDKGTKLLSYLADVTVHQPYGPLPTPVHPHTKLPALTAQQLREPPAGSRQRLLELGPEGFARALREQKALAVTDTTFRDAHQSLLATRVRTSGLSVAGPYVAATTPQLLSVECWGGATYDVALRFLKEDPWDRLERLRAAIPNICLQMLLRGKNTVGYTPYPTEVTTAFVAEAARTGIDVFRIFDALNSVEAMRPAIDAVRETGTTVAEVAMSYTGDLTSPREDVYTLDYYLRLAEQIVDAGAHVLAIKDMAGLLRPSAARTLVSALRERFDLPVHLHTHDTPGGQLATYLAAWEAGADAVDGASAALAGTTSQPSLSAIVAAAENTEFDTGLSLDAVTSMEPYWEAVRREYAPFESGIPAPTGRVYAHEIPGGQLSNLRQQAISIGVGNRFEAVETAYAAANELLLRPIKVTPSSKVVGDLAIAFVAQGVTAEQFAADPAAYDIPDSVIGFLSGELGEPVAGWPEPLRTAVLAGRERRAAEAELSDDDLAALAEPGQVRRDALNRLLFPGPTADYQQHLETFGDTSRLPAHQFFFGLQPGFEHRVRLRPGVELLIRLEAISEPDETGQRTVVMTVNGQLRSVTVRDRGVDPAVPAAEKAERSNPKQIGAPFTGVATVAVAVGDEVAEGSVVATIEAMKMEASITSSAAGTVARVVVVGATEVSPGDLLVELS